The following proteins are co-located in the Triticum aestivum cultivar Chinese Spring chromosome 1A, IWGSC CS RefSeq v2.1, whole genome shotgun sequence genome:
- the LOC123096665 gene encoding uncharacterized protein: MGSWKRTITTPFRKACTILSPQHGGGRSEDQHGGSGNDGKKTPRTRHHLKRSGAAAAMAQGEVVESPSTTAQLYGDVMACAYEDVQVMWSMLDNKAKVLDSAAS, encoded by the coding sequence ATGGGTTCTTGGAAGCGCACCATCACGACGCCGTTCAGGAAGGCCTGCACCATCCTCAGCCCGCAGCACGGCGGGGGCAGGAGCGAAGACCAGCACGGCGGCAGCGGCAACGACGGCAAGAAGACGCCGCGCACGCGCCACCATCTGAAGCGGTCCGGAGCGGCCGCGGCGATGGCGCAGGGCGAGGTGGTGGAGAGCCCGTCCACGACGGCGCAGCTCTACGGCGACGTGATGGCGTGCGCCTACGAGGACGTGCAGGTCATGTGGTCCATGCTCGACAACAAGGCCAAGGTCCTCGACAGCGCCGCCTCGTGA